From the genome of Archangium lipolyticum, one region includes:
- a CDS encoding deoxynucleoside kinase produces MDNRYIVVEGPIGVGKTSLSNILAERFGARRIFEIVEENPFLANFYADRQKYAFQTQLFFLLSRFRQQEELVQQDLFNSVTVSDYLFAKDRIFACLTLDSHELGLYDRVFEALTPRVTKPDLVIYLQARLDVLLYRIKKRGREFERQFDAGYLEELVHAYNEFFSHYTETPLLVVDTSDIDFVHNEGDLKGLLGAIDRARQGTQHYLPTGGKQP; encoded by the coding sequence ATGGACAACCGCTACATCGTGGTCGAGGGGCCCATCGGCGTCGGCAAGACGAGCCTCTCCAACATCCTCGCCGAGCGCTTCGGGGCCCGGCGTATCTTCGAGATCGTCGAGGAGAACCCCTTCCTCGCCAACTTCTACGCGGACCGGCAGAAGTACGCCTTCCAGACGCAGCTCTTCTTCCTGCTCTCGCGCTTCCGGCAGCAGGAGGAACTGGTCCAGCAGGATCTCTTCAACTCGGTGACGGTGAGCGACTACCTGTTCGCCAAGGACCGCATCTTCGCGTGCCTGACGCTGGACTCGCACGAGCTGGGCCTCTACGACCGCGTCTTCGAGGCGCTCACCCCTCGCGTGACGAAGCCCGACCTCGTCATCTACCTGCAGGCCCGGCTGGACGTGCTGCTCTACCGCATCAAGAAGCGCGGCCGGGAGTTCGAGCGTCAGTTCGACGCCGGCTACCTGGAGGAACTCGTCCACGCCTACAACGAGTTCTTCTCCCACTACACGGAAACACCCCTGCTGGTGGTGGACACGTCGGACATCGACTTCGTCCACAACGAGGGAGACCTCAAGGGGCTGTTGGGCGCCATTGACCGGGCGCGTCAGGGGACCCAGCACTACCTTCCCACGGGCGGCAAGCAGCCCTGA
- the rsmA gene encoding 16S rRNA (adenine(1518)-N(6)/adenine(1519)-N(6))-dimethyltransferase RsmA, translating into MDTPRDILQRHGLRAKHSWGQNFLGDPQILEAIADALELREGEPVVELGPGLGHLTRFLAATGARVTAVEKDRDMVAVLEKEAIPGVRVVSGNAATVDFAEVAGVPELKVAGNLPYHLTSSILFQVLEQREHVTRAVFTLQKEVVDRLSAEPGGREYGLLTAILGLYFESEHLFDIDARRFHPPPKVDSAVLRLTRRPAPLAQVVDGARYIRLVKAGFAQRRKTLFNSLKSDKSLGTTEQVQKALETAGIDPTRRAETLSPEEFAAIERALGPVAK; encoded by the coding sequence GTGGATACGCCACGTGACATCCTCCAGCGCCATGGCCTGAGGGCCAAGCACAGCTGGGGGCAGAACTTCCTCGGAGATCCGCAGATATTGGAGGCCATCGCCGACGCGCTGGAGCTGCGCGAGGGCGAGCCGGTGGTGGAACTGGGCCCGGGCCTGGGGCACCTCACGCGCTTTCTCGCGGCCACCGGGGCGCGCGTCACCGCGGTGGAGAAGGACCGCGACATGGTGGCGGTGCTGGAGAAGGAGGCCATCCCCGGGGTGCGCGTGGTGTCCGGCAACGCGGCCACGGTGGACTTCGCCGAGGTGGCGGGTGTCCCCGAGCTGAAGGTGGCGGGCAACCTCCCGTACCACCTGACGAGCTCCATCCTCTTCCAGGTGCTGGAGCAGCGCGAGCACGTGACGCGCGCCGTCTTCACCCTTCAGAAGGAAGTGGTGGATCGCCTCTCGGCCGAGCCGGGCGGGCGCGAGTACGGCCTGCTCACCGCCATCCTCGGCCTGTACTTCGAGTCCGAGCACCTCTTCGACATCGACGCCCGGCGCTTCCACCCGCCGCCCAAGGTGGACTCGGCGGTGCTGCGGCTGACGCGGCGGCCCGCGCCGCTGGCGCAGGTGGTGGACGGCGCGCGCTACATCCGCCTGGTGAAGGCGGGCTTCGCGCAGCGGCGCAAGACGCTCTTCAACTCGCTCAAGTCGGACAAGTCGCTGGGCACGACGGAGCAGGTGCAGAAGGCTCTCGAGACGGCGGGCATCGATCCGACGCGGCGCGCGGAGACGCTCTCTCCCGAGGAGTTCGCCGCCATCGAGCGCGCGCTGGGGCCAGTGGCGAAGTAG
- the tsaD gene encoding tRNA (adenosine(37)-N6)-threonylcarbamoyltransferase complex transferase subunit TsaD, whose product MLVLGLETSCDETAAAVVEDGRRALSDVVSTQVDIHRRWGGVVPELASRNHVVQVMPVLHEALSRAGKTLDDVDLIAVTSGPGLIGALLVGVQVAKSLSLATGKPFVGANHLEGHLLASRLLEDAPEPPFLGLVVSGGHTSLYEVRDYGHYRLVGSTRDDAAGEAYDKTARILGLPYPGGLPIDQLAQKGNPEAIRFPRALPGSDNFDWSFSGLKTAVLHHVRKHGVPQGQELADLCASFQEAVADALSKKFVAAARRLGLNRLVVCGGVAANSRLRSLSLERAEDRNLKLYLPPVRLCTDNGAMIAVAGYEAWRRGLRGDFSLSADPAWRM is encoded by the coding sequence TTGCTCGTACTCGGACTCGAAACCTCCTGTGATGAGACCGCCGCCGCCGTCGTGGAGGACGGCCGGCGCGCGCTCTCCGACGTCGTCTCCACCCAGGTGGACATCCACCGCCGCTGGGGTGGCGTGGTGCCGGAGCTCGCCAGCCGCAACCACGTCGTCCAGGTCATGCCCGTCCTGCACGAGGCCCTCTCCCGGGCCGGCAAGACGCTCGATGACGTGGACCTCATCGCCGTCACCTCCGGGCCCGGCCTCATCGGCGCGCTCCTGGTGGGCGTGCAGGTGGCCAAGTCGCTGAGCCTCGCCACCGGCAAGCCCTTCGTCGGGGCCAACCACCTCGAGGGGCACCTGCTCGCCAGCCGCCTGCTGGAGGATGCCCCGGAGCCTCCGTTCCTCGGGCTCGTCGTCTCCGGCGGCCACACCAGCCTCTACGAGGTGCGGGACTACGGCCACTACCGGCTGGTGGGCAGCACCCGGGACGATGCCGCGGGCGAGGCCTACGACAAGACGGCGCGCATCCTCGGCCTGCCGTACCCGGGCGGGCTGCCCATCGACCAGCTCGCGCAAAAGGGCAACCCCGAGGCCATCCGCTTCCCCCGCGCGCTGCCCGGCTCGGACAACTTCGACTGGTCCTTCTCCGGGCTGAAGACGGCGGTGCTCCATCACGTGCGCAAGCACGGCGTGCCCCAGGGGCAGGAACTGGCGGACCTGTGCGCCTCCTTCCAGGAGGCCGTGGCGGACGCGCTGTCGAAGAAGTTCGTCGCCGCCGCGCGCCGGCTGGGCTTGAATCGCCTGGTGGTGTGCGGGGGCGTGGCGGCCAACTCGCGCCTGCGCTCGCTGAGCCTGGAGCGCGCCGAGGACCGCAACCTGAAGCTGTACCTCCCGCCGGTGCGGTTGTGCACGGACAATGGCGCGATGATCGCCGTGGCGGGTTACGAGGCCTGGCGCAGGGGCCTGCGCGGCGACTTCAGTCTGTCCGCGGACCCGGCCTGGCGCATGTGA
- a CDS encoding response regulator, protein MAKQHLLLVDGDPKSLRVMEVSLKKAGFSVTTAVHGKDALEKVQISPPDLVLADTKMPEMDGFELCKTLKSDERYKHIPFVFLTNQKAVEAKVKGLELGGDDYLTKPIYIKEIVTRLTMILQKVDKERIERRETTKGGFAGNLADMGVVDLVQTFEIGRKTGTISIKGDRVATIYFKEGRVIDAEMGRLKGENAFYRLLNATEGEFEVQFTALDRPERIEVSTQGLLMEGMRRLDEWGRMLEQLPPLETVFEIDYHQLAERLSEIPDEVNGLLRLFDGKRNLSRVVEDSDFDDLAALGIISKLYFEGLIRELGSVSQEPVQSGKPGIEEWLHNAPAPSAPAEPAPEPVAPVIAPEPVPQVAPVVAQPAQPMAPVVAPVAMPEPQVQAQAEVPPQPANVVVFEPRRRAQNNLAEEDIIAPPRTAEGSAFLVDPAPAHRAKELERRSLLLDWNRVDVDGIGSAGGWGPGWSPAPRAPANPGAPAPSTVSTASSALAAFDEPASTPAPVAPVEPPASSPRGPIFGGAAVGPNPFPPVPPPEPATPAEEVTLVSGLKPVAPVQEPAPAPAPVAVQPPVEAAPAEKPQQLALPPYPGHGAPVAPEPVASKPAEEPKPEPQPAPQAVSKPAPAEEPRPRPVSQPRATPAQPQKKSPAVDDEDVQLPKPKRTGLFVGLAVAAIAVGVAVVFSRGGGSEQPTPPPQEARPAPTEQAKVPEPENKAPEAKAPEAKPPESKPPETPPAQPATAAGAPEAPKPTEQPTVATTTPPPAEEEEKDDEPEQVEAQKLSPEAQYAELARRAKKLMAANRYKTAALTYRKALALKPDSAEAKAGLGISLVRGDTTSSAGYRDASKLLEEVVKAQPRNAQAWVHLGMARQFTNQEKKAIDAYKQYLLLEPSGSSASEVRAALKQLGQ, encoded by the coding sequence GTGGCCAAGCAGCACCTGCTCCTGGTCGATGGTGACCCGAAGAGTCTCCGTGTGATGGAAGTCAGCCTGAAGAAGGCCGGCTTCTCCGTCACGACCGCCGTCCACGGCAAGGATGCGCTCGAGAAGGTGCAGATCAGCCCGCCGGATCTCGTGCTCGCCGACACGAAGATGCCGGAGATGGACGGCTTCGAGCTGTGCAAGACGCTCAAGTCCGACGAGCGCTACAAGCACATCCCCTTCGTCTTCCTCACCAACCAGAAGGCGGTCGAGGCGAAGGTGAAGGGCCTGGAGCTCGGTGGCGACGACTACCTGACCAAGCCCATCTACATCAAAGAGATCGTCACCCGCCTGACGATGATCCTCCAGAAGGTGGACAAGGAGAGGATCGAGCGGCGCGAGACGACGAAGGGCGGGTTCGCCGGCAACCTGGCCGACATGGGCGTGGTGGACCTGGTCCAGACGTTCGAGATCGGCCGCAAGACGGGCACCATCTCCATCAAGGGAGACCGGGTCGCCACCATCTACTTCAAGGAAGGCCGCGTCATCGACGCGGAGATGGGGCGGCTCAAGGGCGAGAACGCCTTCTACCGTCTGCTCAACGCCACCGAGGGTGAGTTCGAGGTCCAGTTCACCGCGCTGGACCGCCCCGAGCGCATCGAGGTCTCCACCCAGGGCCTGCTCATGGAGGGCATGCGCCGGCTGGACGAGTGGGGCCGCATGCTCGAGCAGCTGCCCCCGCTGGAGACGGTGTTCGAGATCGACTACCACCAGCTCGCCGAGCGCCTCTCGGAGATTCCGGACGAGGTCAACGGGCTGCTGCGCCTCTTCGACGGCAAGCGCAACTTGAGCCGGGTGGTGGAGGACTCGGACTTCGACGACCTGGCCGCGCTGGGCATCATCAGCAAGCTGTACTTCGAGGGCCTCATCCGCGAGCTGGGCAGTGTCTCGCAGGAGCCCGTGCAGAGCGGCAAGCCCGGCATCGAGGAGTGGCTCCACAACGCGCCGGCGCCGAGCGCTCCCGCCGAGCCCGCGCCGGAGCCCGTGGCGCCCGTGATCGCGCCGGAGCCCGTGCCCCAGGTAGCGCCGGTGGTGGCCCAGCCCGCGCAGCCCATGGCGCCCGTGGTGGCCCCCGTGGCCATGCCGGAGCCGCAGGTGCAGGCCCAGGCCGAGGTGCCGCCGCAGCCCGCCAACGTCGTCGTCTTCGAGCCCCGGCGGCGCGCGCAGAACAACCTCGCCGAGGAGGACATCATCGCTCCTCCGCGGACGGCCGAGGGCTCGGCGTTCCTCGTGGATCCCGCGCCGGCCCACCGTGCGAAGGAACTGGAGCGGCGCAGCCTGCTGCTCGACTGGAACCGGGTGGACGTGGACGGCATCGGCTCGGCGGGAGGTTGGGGTCCGGGTTGGTCTCCGGCTCCCCGCGCACCGGCGAACCCCGGTGCCCCCGCGCCCTCCACCGTGTCCACGGCCTCCAGCGCGCTCGCGGCCTTCGACGAGCCCGCGTCCACGCCCGCTCCCGTGGCGCCCGTGGAGCCTCCGGCGTCCTCGCCGCGGGGCCCCATCTTCGGCGGGGCCGCCGTGGGCCCCAATCCGTTCCCGCCCGTTCCTCCTCCCGAGCCCGCGACTCCGGCCGAGGAGGTGACGTTGGTGTCGGGTCTGAAGCCCGTCGCCCCGGTCCAGGAGCCCGCGCCCGCCCCCGCGCCCGTCGCGGTCCAGCCGCCCGTGGAGGCTGCTCCGGCCGAGAAGCCCCAACAGCTCGCGCTCCCGCCGTACCCGGGCCATGGCGCGCCCGTGGCCCCCGAGCCCGTCGCGTCCAAGCCCGCCGAGGAGCCCAAGCCCGAGCCCCAGCCGGCTCCGCAGGCCGTCAGCAAGCCCGCGCCCGCGGAGGAGCCCAGGCCGCGCCCGGTGTCGCAGCCCAGGGCCACGCCCGCGCAGCCCCAGAAGAAGTCCCCGGCGGTCGATGACGAGGACGTGCAACTGCCGAAGCCGAAGCGCACCGGCCTCTTCGTCGGACTCGCGGTCGCGGCGATCGCCGTGGGCGTCGCGGTGGTGTTCAGCCGGGGCGGTGGCTCGGAGCAGCCCACGCCTCCGCCCCAGGAGGCCAGGCCCGCTCCCACCGAGCAGGCGAAGGTGCCGGAGCCCGAGAACAAGGCGCCCGAGGCGAAGGCCCCCGAGGCGAAGCCTCCCGAGAGCAAGCCGCCCGAGACCCCGCCGGCCCAGCCGGCTACCGCGGCTGGGGCGCCGGAGGCTCCCAAGCCCACCGAGCAGCCCACCGTCGCCACGACGACTCCTCCGCCCGCCGAGGAGGAGGAGAAGGACGACGAGCCGGAGCAGGTCGAGGCGCAGAAGCTGAGCCCCGAGGCTCAGTACGCGGAGCTGGCGCGCCGGGCCAAGAAGCTCATGGCGGCCAACCGCTACAAGACGGCGGCCCTCACCTACCGCAAGGCGCTCGCCCTCAAGCCGGACTCGGCCGAGGCCAAGGCCGGTCTGGGCATCTCCCTGGTTCGTGGCGACACCACCAGCAGCGCGGGCTACCGCGACGCCTCCAAGTTGCTGGAGGAGGTGGTGAAGGCCCAGCCCCGGAATGCCCAGGCCTGGGTGCACCTGGGCATGGCCCGCCAGTTCACCAATCAGGAAAAGAAGGCGATCGACGCCTACAAGCAGTATCTCCTGCTGGAGCCCTCTGGGTCGTCCGCTTCCGAGGTTCGTGCCGCGCTCAAGCAGCTCGGCCAGTAG